The genomic region CCCGATCCCCGACCCGGACGTGCTGCCGGCCGAACGCCCTGACCTCTCGCCCGTGGAGCTGTTCCACCTCGCCACCCACGAGAACCCGCTGGCGCGCCTGGCCCTCGCCGCCCGCCGCGACCTCCCGCCCGAGGCCTGCGAACGCCTCGCCGAGGACCCGCTTCCCGGCGTCCGCTGGGAGCTCGCCGCCAACCCGGTGACGCCTGAACCCGTGCTGCGCTCGCTCGCCACCGCGTGCCAGGAGACCCGGCGCAACCTCGCCCACAACCCGAAGATCCCCCTCGACCTGTTGGCCGACATCGCCCCCACCACGCGCATCGGCCCCACCCTGGTGCCGCGCGTCGCCACCGCCACCCCGGACGAGCTCCGCCTGCTCGCGGCGTCCGACGTGCCGCAGGTGCGCGCCCTGGTGGCCCAGCGCGGAGACCTGCCGCCCGACGTCCTGGACCTGCTTGCCACCGACACCGACCTGGCCGTGGCCAAGGGGGTCGCGCCCGCTCTGGCGGTGTCTCAACTCCGGGAGGTCGTGCACCGCCACGGCACCCCGGTGTTCCCCCGAGCCGCGTTGAACCCGAACTGCCCACCAGACCTGCTGCACCACCTGGCGACGAACGCCCCGGCAGGCCACAAGACGTTCCGCGAGGTCGCCGCCCACCCGAACACGTCAACCGAGACGCTGCTGCTCTGCCTGCACGACGACCGGGGCCGCGCAGCAGCCGCCCGCCACCCGTCCCTGCCCGCGGACGTGCTCCTCGGCCTGCTCGACGACCCCACGACAGCCGAGGACGCCGCCGCCAACCCCGCGCTGCCGGTCAGCGCGATGCGGACCCTGCTCGGTCCCACCACTTGATCAGGTTCGTCTGCTCCTTGCGCACCTCGTACCCGTGCGCCGCGTAGAACTCCCGCGCGTCCACCCGGTTGTGCCCGGTCACCAGCCGCACCCCGGCCGCTCCGTCCGCCCGCGCCCACGACTCGCCGACCTCCAGCAGCCGCCGCGCCACCCCACGCCGCCGGTGCGCGGGGGAGGTCGCCAGCGTGACGAGGTTCTTCAACGGCCGGTGGTAGGTGTTCTCGTAGTCGCAGAGCTGGATGTACCCCAGCACGTCCGCACCCTCGGCGGCCACGAACAGCGCGATGTGCGGCGCCTTGATGATGCGCTCCAGCTGGGCGCGCGTGTCCTCGGGGGAGAAGTCGTAGCCCAGCGCGTCGCGGTTGATCGCGCAGATCGCGTCCGCGTCGGACAGGTGCACCTCACGAACGACGATCATGTTGTCCCCCAGCGGAAGGCTCCGTGTGAACCTACCGGACCGGGCAGGACGTGGGCGGTCTTGGGCAGACCCACCGCGTCCAGGCGCAGGAACACGTTGTTGTGCCGGTTGGCCCCGTGTGCTCCGACGAACCCGTCTCCCGCCACGCCGGCACCTCACCCCGGTCGCGGAACGCCGAGGGGCTGGTCGGCGCACCGCGCGAAACGGGCCGGCGCTGCGACTGCCCGCGTTCGACAGCTCGCCTGAATGAAAAAGGCCCCCGGCGTGAACCGGGGGCCTCGTCATGCCAGTGGTGGCTGGAACAGGGCGGGGACCTTCGAGGCCGCCGCCGTGTCGAGCAACCACAACGTGCGCCGGCGTCCGGTGGCACCGGCCGCCGGGAGCTGCACCTCGCCCGCGCCCGTCAGGCCCATCGCCACGGCCGCCGCCTTGGCCTCGCCGGTGGTCATCAGCCAGACCTCCTGCGAGTTGCGCACCGCGCCCAGCGTCAGCGAGACGCGGGTCGGGGGCGGTTTGGGGCAGTTGCGGACGGCCACGACCGACCGCTCCTTCTCGTACACGGCAGGAGAAGCGGGGAAGATCGAGGCCACGTGGCCCTCCTCGCCGACGCCCAGCATGCAGACGTCGAACGACGGCACGTCGCCGTCGTCCTCCGGGCGGGCCAGAGACGCCAGCAACGACGCGTAGGCCTCGGCGGCGGCTTCCGGGTCGTCGCCGAACTTGCCGTCCGAGGGTTCCATGACGTGCACGCGAGACGGGTCGAGCGGGACGTGGTCCAGCAGCGCCGCGCGGGCCTGCGTCTCGTTGCGGTCCGGGTGGCCGGAGGGCAGGAAGCGCTCGTCGCCCCAGAACAGGTCCACCCGGGACCAGTCCACGGCGTCACGGGCGCCGCCCCGGTTCAGGTGCTTCAGGACCGCGGTGCCGGTGCGGCCGCCGGTGAGCACGACCGACGCCGAGCCGCGGGCGGCCTGGGCGTCGACCATGCGGGTCACCAGGCGGGCCGCCGCGGCGGCGCCAGCAGGTCGCCGTCGCGGTGGACCACCACCTGAGGGTTGCTCACGAGCTCGCCTTCGCCTTGGACTTCTTCGCCGCGCCGGCTTGCCGTTCGGCGCCGCGGTGCCGGCCGCCGCCTCCGGCTCACCGGCGGCCGCAGCCGTGGCCGCCTCGGACTTCGGCGCGGCCGTGCGGCCCTTCGAGACCTTCGACAGCGACTTCAGCGCCGCCGCGTAGACCTCGTCGGGGTCGAGCCTGCGGAGCTCCTCGGCGAGGCAGTCGCGCACCGAACGGCGCTGCAGCGCCACCCGCCGCGACGGCTGGCCCGGCTGGGTCAGCGTGCCGACCTTGCCGTCGGGGCGGTGCAGGTCGACGTGACCGGACGGGCGGTTCAGGGTGACCTGGACAATGCCCTCGCCCGAGGTCGCCTTGAAGCGCTTGGCGTTCACCTTCAGCCGGTCGGTCAGCCACGCGGCCAGCAGGTCGGTGGACGGCGAGTCGGCCTCACCGGTCACCTCGGCGTCGACGACCTTCTCGTACGGCGGCAGGTCCAGCGAGGACGCGAGCATGGCGCGCCACAACGTCAGGCGCGTCCAGGCCAGGTCCGTGTCACCCGGCGCGTAGTGCGCCCGCCGGGTCTCCAGGGCCTTGATCGGGTTCTTCTCCGCGGCCGCGTCGGTGATGCGGCGCTGGGCGAGCTGGCCGATCGGGTCCTTCGACGGCGACACCGGCGCGTCGAACGGCCACCACGCCACGACCGGGGTGTCCGGCAGCAGCAGCGGCATGACGCACGAGGCGCCTTCCTTGGCCAGTTCGCCGTACAGCCGGAGGACGACGACCTCGGACGCACCCGCGTCACCGCCGACGCGGATCTGCGCGTCCAGGCGAGGGGCCGCCTGCCGGGCACCGCGGGCCACGACGATCACGCGGCACGGGTGCTCGCGGGAGGCGTCGTTGGCCGCGTCGATCGCGGCGTCGGTGCGCTGGCCGTCCTCGGTCACGATCACGAGGGTCAGCACGCGACCCAGGGTCGTCGCACCGCCCTCGTCGCGCAGCCGGACGAGCCGCGAGTTGATCTGGGAGGTGGTGGTCGAGGGCAGGTCGATGATCACGGACGCCTCCAGTGCCTTCCGGTCCGAGCCGTCATCGCGTCCGCCGACGGCGGCCCCCACGTACCGGCCTTGTACTTCTCGAGCGCGGGCTCGTCCTTGCTGGCCCAGAACTCGAGGATCGGGTCGAGGATCTCCCAGGAGAGCTCGACCTCGTCGTTCTTCGGGAAGAGCGACGGCTCACCGAGCAGCACGTCGAGCAGCAGCCGCTCGTAGGCCTCCGGCGACGACTCGGTGAACGAGTGGCCGTAGCCGAAGTCCATCGTGACGTCGCGGACCTCCATCGTGTTGCCCGGCACCTTCGAGCCGAACCGGATGGTCACGCCCTCGTCCGGCTGCACGCGCACGACGAGCGCGTTCTGGCCGAGCTCCTCGGTCGCGGTGTCGTCGAACGGCAGGTGCGGCGCCCGCTTGAACACCACGGCCACCTCGGTGACGCGGCGGCCCAGGCGCTTGCCGGTGCGCAGGTAGAACGGCACCCCGGCCCACCGGCGGGTGTTGACCTCGCAGGTGATCGCACCGAACGTCTCGGTCTTCGACTCGGGCGAGAAGCCGCCCTCCTCCAGCAGGCCGGGCACCTTCTGCCCGCCCTGCCAGCCACCGGTGTACTGGCCGCGCGAGGTGGTCTCCTCGAACGGCTCGGCCGGACGCGTCGCCGAGAGGATCTTCACCTTCTCCGCGCGCAGGTCGGCCGGCTTGAACGACACCGGCTCCTCCATCGCGATCAGCGCGAGCAGCTGCAGCAGGTGGTTCTGGATGACGTCACGCGTGGCGCCGATGCCGTCGTAGTACCCCGCGCGGCCGCCGAGACCGATGTCCTCGGCCATGGTGATCTGCACGTGGTCGACGTAGTTCGAGTTCCAGATGGGTTCGTACAGCTGGTTCGCGAACCGCAGCGCCAGGATGTTCTGGACCGTCTCCTTGCCGAGGTAGTGGTCGATGCGGAACACCGACTCCTCGGGGAAGACGTCGTTGA from Lentzea guizhouensis harbors:
- a CDS encoding GNAT family N-acetyltransferase; translation: MIVVREVHLSDADAICAINRDALGYDFSPEDTRAQLERIIKAPHIALFVAAEGADVLGYIQLCDYENTYHRPLKNLVTLATSPAHRRRGVARRLLEVGESWARADGAAGVRLVTGHNRVDAREFYAAHGYEVRKEQTNLIKWWDRAGSASR
- the zwf gene encoding glucose-6-phosphate dehydrogenase; translated protein: MPRIAGPSALVIFGVTGDLSRKKLMPAIYDLANRGLLPPGFGLVGFARRDWADQDFMKVVHDAVKEHARTPFNEAVWQQLAEGIRFVQGTFDDDTAFDNLASCLAALDTERGTGGNHAFYLSIPPGAFPTVVNQLKRAGLAQAQGDQWRRVVIEKPFGHDLKSAKELNKTVNDVFPEESVFRIDHYLGKETVQNILALRFANQLYEPIWNSNYVDHVQITMAEDIGLGGRAGYYDGIGATRDVIQNHLLQLLALIAMEEPVSFKPADLRAEKVKILSATRPAEPFEETTSRGQYTGGWQGGQKVPGLLEEGGFSPESKTETFGAITCEVNTRRWAGVPFYLRTGKRLGRRVTEVAVVFKRAPHLPFDDTATEELGQNALVVRVQPDEGVTIRFGSKVPGNTMEVRDVTMDFGYGHSFTESSPEAYERLLLDVLLGEPSLFPKNDEVELSWEILDPILEFWASKDEPALEKYKAGTWGPPSADAMTARTGRHWRRP
- the opcA gene encoding glucose-6-phosphate dehydrogenase assembly protein OpcA, producing MIIDLPSTTTSQINSRLVRLRDEGGATTLGRVLTLVIVTEDGQRTDAAIDAANDASREHPCRVIVVARGARQAAPRLDAQIRVGGDAGASEVVVLRLYGELAKEGASCVMPLLLPDTPVVAWWPFDAPVSPSKDPIGQLAQRRITDAAAEKNPIKALETRRAHYAPGDTDLAWTRLTLWRAMLASSLDLPPYEKVVDAEVTGEADSPSTDLLAAWLTDRLKVNAKRFKATSGEGIVQVTLNRPSGHVDLHRPDGKVGTLTQPGQPSRRVALQRRSVRDCLAEELRRLDPDEVYAAALKSLSKVSKGRTAAPKSEAATAAAAGEPEAAAGTAAPNGKPARRRSPRRRRAREQPSGGGPPRRRPAGAAAAARLVTRMVDAQAARGSASVVLTGGRTGTAVLKHLNRGGARDAVDWSRVDLFWGDERFLPSGHPDRNETQARAALLDHVPLDPSRVHVMEPSDGKFGDDPEAAAEAYASLLASLARPEDDGDVPSFDVCMLGVGEEGHVASIFPASPAVYEKERSVVAVRNCPKPPPTRVSLTLGAVRNSQEVWLMTTGEAKAAAVAMGLTGAGEVQLPAAGATGRRRTLWLLDTAAASKVPALFQPPLA